In Candidatus Eisenbacteria bacterium, one genomic interval encodes:
- a CDS encoding methyltransferase has translation MADEAGQRVMDMQRSPGQPVTPERILETGLGFWASKVLLSAVEMGVFTELDRGPESFESLRGRLGLHSRSARDFLDALVALGFLTREGDRYANTPETDLFLDRKKPSYIGGVLEMANHRLYPFWANLTEGLRTGLPQNELKSGGPGLFEILYADPARLKEFLSAMTGVSRGAILAMARAFPWKDHRTFVDIGAAQGDLVCQIAMAHPHLQGVGFDLPEVAPIFEEYVERLGLSGRVSFQPGDFFKDDLPKADVVVMGHILHDWDLPTKRMLVRKAYEALPTGGAYIVYEAIIDDERSKNAFGLMMSLNMLIETPGGFDFTGADCSSWMKEAGFRTTQVVPLVGPNSMVVGRK, from the coding sequence ATGGCCGACGAAGCGGGGCAGCGCGTGATGGACATGCAACGATCGCCGGGCCAGCCGGTCACGCCGGAGCGGATTCTCGAGACGGGGCTCGGGTTCTGGGCTTCCAAGGTGCTCCTGAGCGCGGTGGAGATGGGTGTCTTCACGGAGCTGGACAGGGGGCCGGAGTCGTTCGAGTCGCTTCGCGGGCGGCTGGGGCTCCACTCGAGGTCCGCGCGCGACTTTCTCGACGCTCTCGTCGCGCTCGGATTCCTCACTCGCGAAGGCGATCGGTACGCCAATACGCCCGAAACCGATCTCTTCCTCGATCGGAAGAAGCCCTCCTACATCGGCGGAGTCCTCGAGATGGCGAACCACCGGCTCTACCCCTTCTGGGCGAATCTCACCGAGGGGCTTCGAACCGGACTGCCCCAGAACGAGCTCAAGTCCGGAGGACCGGGACTCTTCGAGATCCTGTACGCGGATCCCGCTCGGCTCAAAGAATTCCTCTCCGCCATGACGGGCGTGAGCCGCGGCGCGATCCTGGCGATGGCGCGCGCGTTCCCGTGGAAGGACCATCGAACATTCGTGGACATCGGCGCGGCACAAGGTGACCTCGTGTGCCAGATCGCCATGGCGCATCCTCACCTGCAGGGTGTCGGATTCGATCTCCCGGAGGTCGCTCCCATCTTCGAGGAGTACGTGGAACGTCTCGGACTCTCCGGGCGCGTGTCGTTCCAGCCGGGCGACTTCTTCAAGGACGACCTCCCGAAGGCGGACGTCGTGGTCATGGGCCACATCCTCCACGACTGGGATCTGCCCACGAAGAGGATGTTGGTCCGGAAGGCCTACGAGGCGCTCCCGACCGGCGGCGCCTATATCGTCTACGAAGCGATCATCGATGACGAACGCTCGAAGAACGCCTTCGGGCTCATGATGAGCCTGAACATGCTCATCGAGACTCCGGGGGGCTTCGACTTCACGGGCGCCGATTGCTCGAGCTGGATGAAGGAGGCGGGTTTCCGGACCACTCAGGTCGTTCCGCTCGTCGGGCCCAACTCGATGGTGGTCGGCCGAAAGTGA